CAGGAGAACGATCTCGACAAGCTGGTGGACGTGATCGCGGCGCTGGAGCCCACCTTCGGCGGCATCAACCTCGAGGACATCAAGGCGCCCGACTGCTTCTACGTCGAGCGCAAGCTGCGCGAGCGCATGAAGATCCCGGTCTTCCACGACGACCAGCATGGCACGGCCATCGTGGTGGGCGCGGCCTTCCTGAACGGCCTCAAGGTGCTGGGCAAGGACATCAAGCAGGTCAAGCTGGTGACCTCGGGCGCTGGCGCCGCAGCGCTGGCCTGCCTGGGCCTGCTGATGAAGCTGGGCCTGCCGCGCGAGAACATCTGGGTCACCGACCTGGCCGGCCTGGTCTACGAGGGCCGCACCGAGCTGATGGACCCGGACAAGGCGGTGTTCGCCCAGCCCACCTCGCAGCGCAGCCTGGGCGAGGCGATCGCCGGCGCGGACGTGTTCCTGGGCCTCTCGGCGGGCGGCGTGCTCAAGCCCGAGATGGTGGCCAAGATGGCGGCGCGGCCGCTGATCTTCGCGCTGGCCAATCCCACGCCCGAGATCCTGCCCGAGGAAGTGAAGCAGGTGCGCGACGATGCGGTGATGGCCACCGGCCGCACCGACTATCCGAACCAGGTCAACAACGTCCTGTGCTTCCCCTACATCTTCCGCGGCGCACTCGACTGCGGCGCCACCACCATCACCGATGAGATGGAAATCGCCGCGGTGCGCGCGATTGCCGAGCTGGCCCAGGCCGAGCAGAGCGAGGTGGTGGCCGCCGCCTATGCCGGCGCCAACCTGAGCTTCGGCCCCGAGTACCTGATCCCCAAGCCCTTCGACCCGCGCCTGATGATGAAGATCGCGCCGGCGGTGGCACAGGCGGCGCTGGACTCGGGCGTAGCCTCGCGCCCGGTCAAGGACATGGACGCCTACCGCGAGAAGCTGCAGAGCTTCGTCTACGCCTCGGGCACGACCATGAAGCCGATCTTCAACGTCGCCAAGCGCGCCGTGAACAAGCGCGTGGCCTATGCCGAGGGCGAGGAAGAGCGCATCCTGCGCGCCGTGCAGGTGGTGGTGGACGAGGGCCTGGCCCGCCCCACCCTGGTGGGCCGCCCCGGCGTGATCGCAGAGCGCTGCGAGCGCTTCGGCCTGCGCCTGCAGGAGGGCCGCGACTACGACATCGTCAATGTCGAGAACGACCACCGCTACCGCGACTACTGGCAGACCTATCACCAGATGACCGAGCGCAAGGGCGTCACCCAGCAGCTCGCCAAGATCGAGATGCGGCGCCGCCTCACGCTTATCAGCTGCATGATGCTGCACAAGGGCGAGGTCGACGGCATGCTGTGCGGCACCTGGAGCAATACGGCGATGCACCTGCAGTACATCGATCAGGTGATCGGCCGCCGCCCCGGCGTGAAGACCTATGCCTGCATGAACGGGCTGATCCTGCCGGGCCGCCAGGTCTTCCTGGTCGACACCCATGTGAACTACGACCCCACGGCCGAGCAGCTGGCCGAGATCACCATCATGGCCGCCGAGGAGCTGATGCGCTTCGGCATCCGCCCCAAGGCCGCCCTGCTCTCGCATTCCAATTTCGGTTCCAGCAACCAGCCCTCGGCGCTGAAGATGCGCGAGGCCCTGGGCCTGATCCAGCAAGCCGCGCCCTGGCTGGAGGTGGATGGCGAGATGCATGGCGATACCGCGCTGGACGCCGCCTACCGCAACCAGCTGATGCCGCGCAGCACCCTCAGCGGCGAGGCCAATCTGCTGGTGCTGCCGAACATCGACGCCGCCAACATCTCCTACAACCTGCTCAAGACCACCGCCGGCGGCGGCATCGCGATCGGCCCGGTGCTGCTGGGTGCGGCCAAGCCGGTGCATGTGTTGACCCCCTCGGCGACGGTGCGCCGCATCGTCAACATGACCGCGCTGACGGTCGCCGACGCCAACGCCGCACGCTGATTTCAGCGCCTTATTCCGCCCAGTCTGCAGCCGCGCGGGCCGCAGACTGGGCGAAATCGCGTCCGTATGAGCCCTGAGAAACAAAAGTTTGTAAAGGCTCACAAGGGCGTGACGGCGCCGTTAATTCGGCGCCAGCCGTGAGCATCCGAAGGTGCGTGCGCACACTAACTTAGCCAATTCCTGAAGGCCTGGCAAAGCCCCGGTCTTGAGCTTTCGGGCCTCATTCTGTACCATGTTGCCTTCAGGATTCAGGGTAAACCCGTGTTGTTGCTCTCCCGGTCACCGGCGTGGCCACTGTGGCACAAGCTAGGCTCAGCAGTCGCTCTGGTGGCGATGTTGGGACTGGCAGGCCCAGCCAATGCCAGGGAATCGTTCAAGGATTCCACCGCAGCGCAAGACACGGTCGCTTTGACGGCCTTGCCGCCCGAAGCCCAAACCACGCACCGTCTGGTACTCGCCGGGGGACCTTTCCCGCAAGCCAAGGATGGCGTCGTGTTTGGCAATCGCGAACGCAGACTGCCGCCACGGGCGAGGGGCTACTACCACGAATATACCGTCAGAACGCCAGGCGCCCGGAACCGGGGCGCGCGGCGTCTGGTATGTGGTGGCACGCCGCCCACGAAGCCTGAGGTTTGCTATTACACCGACGACCATTACGCGAGCTTCCGAAAGATCGCGCCGTGATCGGCGGCCACAAAGTTCTGTGACTATATAGGAGGATCGCGACCATGCTTTTGCAGACCGTCCGTCCCAATATCGTGCAGGCCATAAGGGCCTATCGCGTAGAGGACTTGATGCAAGCCGCACAGGATGCGGGCCAGCATTTCCTGTATGCCAACCTGACCGACGCCGAGTCGAAGCAGGACGTGCTCGAAGGGATTGCCCAGGCCTTCCTGTTTCCCGCCCACTTCGGCAAGAACCTGGACGCGCTGTACGACTGCATGACCGACCTCGTGCACAAGTCGGGCGCGCAGCCCGGCTTTGTGGTGGTGCTGGAGCAGATCCCCGACAGCATCAAGTTCGACCGCGAGGCGCGCGAGCAGTTGCTCGATGTGTTCCGAGACGCGGCCGACTACTGGGCCGATCGCAAGGTCCAGTTCCGGTGCTTCTATTCTTTTCAGTAGCCCGCTCCCAAGAAAACGGGTCATGGGAGCGGGCTACTGAGGTGGCCCCGAGCGTTACTGTGAAGCCTGCAGCCAAGAGCAGCAGCAACAAGCCCAACGCCAATCCAAACTTCGGCATGAATATGCCGATGATGAGCAGCGCCTTCGACACCGCGATGTGGTTGAGCGCCGCCTGAGCCCAGGCTTAGTACAGCAGCAAAGGGGCCTGAGGGCCCCTTTTGTTTTGCTCAGAGGCTCTGCGCGAGCGCGATGAATTCCTGCACCGGCACCTCCTCGGCGCGCCGCTGCAGGTCGAACTGGCCCGTAAAACCGCGCTGCGCCAGCCACACACCCAGGCTGTGGCGCAGTAGCTTGCGGCGCTGCGAGAACGCCGCCGCCACCATTTCGCCGAACAGCTGGCGATCCAGCTGCACCGGCTCGGCATAGGGAAGCATGCGCACGATCGCCGAATCCACCCGCGGCGGCGGGTCGAAGGACTCGGGCGGCACGTCCAGGATGGACTCGATCTGGTAGCGCCATTGCAGCATCACCGAGAGGCGCCCGTAATCCTTGCAGCCGGGCGCGGCGGCCATGCGATCGACCACTTCCTTCTGCAGCATGAAGTGCTGGTCCTGCACCTGCTCCACAAAGTCCAGCAGATGGAACAGGATGGGGGTGGAGATGTTGTAGGGCAGATTGCCCACCACCCGCAGCTTCTGGCCGCGCTCGACGGCCAGGGCGGCGAAGTCCACCTTCAGCACGTCGGACTCCACCACCACCAATCCGTCGCGCTGGCGCAGACGGGCCGCCAGGTCGCGGTCCAGCTCGATCACGGTGAGCGGCTTGATGCGCGCCAGCAGCGGCAAGGTCATCGCACCCAGGCCGGGGCCGATCTCGACCATGGCCTCGCCAGGCTGCGGATCGATGGCGTCGACGATGGCCTCGATGATGACCCGGTCGGTCAGAAAGTGCTGACCGAAGCGCTTGCGCGCAATGTGCTGGGCCATCAGTCCAGCCACTCGCGCACTTCGACGAAGGCCTTGGCGCGCAGGTCCTTGACCCATTCGCCATAGGCATCGTCGTACTTGCGCTCGCGCAGCGCGCCGCGCGCCTGCTCGCGCAGCTGCTTGGCTTCCACCGCCACGGTGCGGCGCTCCAGCACCTGGATCAGGTGCAGGCCGTAACGCGACAGCACCGGGGCCGAGATGCCGCCCAGCGGCAGGGCGTTCATGGCATCCTCGAATTCGGGCACGAAGCCGCCGGGCGAGGCCCAGCCGAGCTCGCCACCATCGGCGGCGCTGCCGTCCTCGGAGTTCTCCTTCGCCACCTGCTCGAAGCTCGTCTTGCCGGCCTCGATATTGCGCTTGAACTCGTTCAGGCGGCGCGCCGCCAGTTCGGCGTTGAGCTGGGCCGAAGGCCGCAGCAGCACATGGCGCGCACGCGTCTGCGTGACCTGGTTGGCCACGCTGCCGTCCAGGCGATCGATCAGCTTGAGCAGGTGAAAGCCGGCGCCCGAGCGCAGCAGCTGCGGCGCGACCTCACCGGCCTTGAGGCCGTTGACCGCCGCCACGAACAGATCGGGCAGGCGGTCGGACGCGCGCAGGCCGATTTCGCCGCCGCGCAGCTTGTTGCTGTCCTCGGAGATTTCCTTCGCCACCGCGCCGAAATCCTCGCCCGCCTTGATGCGTGCCAGCGCGCCTTCCGCGCGCGCACGGCGCTCGGCCTCGACGCTGGCACTGGCGCCCTCGGGCACCGTCACCAGGATCTGGGCAATATTGAGCTGGGCGTTCTTGGCGAAGGCGGCCTGGCGCTCGTCCAGGTACTTGTCGATCTCGCCATCGGTGATGCGGATGCGGCCCTGCACCTCGCGCTCACGCACCCGCTCGGTGAGCATCTGGTCGCGCAGGTTCTCGCGGAAGGTGCGGTAGTCGATGCCCTCGGTCTTGAGGCGCTCGCGCAGCTGCTCCAGCGTCAGCTTGTTCTGCGCCGCCACATTGGCCACCACGCGGTCGAGTTCGGGCTCGTCCACCTTGGGGCCGTTCTCGCGCGCATAGGTCACCAGCACGCGGTCCTCGATGAGGGCCTCGAGCGCCTGCTTGCGCAGGGTCTCGGTCACCGGCATGGCCTCGCCGCGGCGCTTCGCATCGTCGCGCAGGCGCTCGGTACGCTGCAGGACCTCGCTGGCCGCCACCACATCGGAATTCACCACGGCGGCGATGTAGTCGCCCGGCCGCAGTTGGACATTGCTTGGGACGCTGGCGCCCACCTGGGCCTCGGCGGCCGCGATGCCGGCCACGCTCAGGGCGCAGGCAAGGGTCAGATTGCGTATCGACAATTCAGTCATAGGAAGCTTCAAGGCGTCCGAGCTTGTCCGAGCTCAGGGGTCGGTAACCGGGAATATTGTCTCTCAAGACCTTGAGCGCATTCGAGCCCAGCTGGGACAGGCCCACCAGCTCGATCTGCAGCATCAGCCGGGTGTTGGTTTCGGCAAAGCCGGTGGAAAGCCGCTCGACGCCGGCACGCAGGATCCAGCAGCCGGCGTCGTACTCGACGCCCACCACCGAATCGGTCAGGCGCTTGTCGCGCATGCTGTATTGCACCCGGCCGGCGCTGTACCAGGCGCCCTGGCAGGAGGAGGCCGAGCGTGCACGCCCCGCGTCGGCGGTGCCCCACAAGGGCCATTGCCAGCCCAGCTCGATCTGCTCGCTCTGGCCCGACACCAGCCGGTAGGCCGCGCTGAGGGTGCGGAACGGGCCGGGGGAGTAGCGCGTGCGCAGCACCGAGCGCACCGCCCGGCCGTTGTCGGCATTGAACTGCATGGCCGCATCCAGCCACCAGGCGCGGCTCAGATGGGCCGAGCCCAGCAGCAGCACGTCGGAGAAGCGCTGGCCGGCCGGCTCGCCGCCATCGGCGGTGATGCGCTGGTCGCGGAACAGGAAGCGCTGCACCAGGCCCAGGCGCAGCAACTCCTCGCCCTGGCCGGTGTCGACCCAGCGCGAGGTCGCGCCCAGGGTCAGCTGGCGCGCATCGGCAACCCGGTCCACACCCGAGAACGGGTTCTCGGCGTAGATCGAATCGAAATTGAAGTCCTTCGCCGCGGCGTCGAAATTGGGCACCGCCGTCTGGTCGCGGTAGGGCGTGTTGACGTAGAGCGCGCGCGGCTCCAGGGTCTGGGTCAGGCTGCGGCCGAACAGCTGGGTCGGGCGCTCGAACACCCAGCCATGGTCGATGCTGAAGGTCGGGATGCTGCGCCCGATCGAGCGCGCACCGTTGCTGAGCGGCTGGTCGACGCGGTAGCTGGCGGCGTTCAGCGACAGCCTGGGGATCAGCCACCAGGCCGCGGTGCCCAGCGGCAGGCTCAGGTGCGCCAGCAGATGGGCGCGCTCACCGGTCTGCTGCGACTGGCTGGCCAGGGCCTGGGCCGGCAGGTCGAAGCGGTTGTACTCGAGCTCCAGCCCGCCCTCCAGGCGCGCACGCCGGCCCCAGGGCAGATAGCCGGCCAGCACCAGATCGTCGGCCTGGCTGTTGAGGCGCACGCCGATCTGGGGCGAGCGCTGGTAGGGCGCCTCAAAGCGCGTGAGCGTGTCCAGGCCCTGCAGCGGCTGCCAGCGCTGCACCCTTGCATAGGCCTGGCCCTCGCCCCAGCCATAGGCAAAGTCGCGCTGCAGCTGCAGATCGGTGGCGAGCAAGCGCTTGGTGAGGCTGTTGACGCGCCGCGGCAGATCCTTCCAATACTCGTCGTCCGAGACCCGCTCGGAGCTCAGCCGGAACTGCAGCCCCGCGCCCAACTGGCCCTCGCCCGCCAGGCGCAGATCCCAGCGCTGGCGCCCGGCTTCGCGGTCGTGCGGCAGCCAGGCGAAGTTGATGCTGCCGCCATGGCTGGGCTCCAGATAGCGGAACTCGCTGTCCACCCCGGGGCCGCGCCGCGTCATCACAAAAGGCAGGAAGGTGGCATCGCGCTGCGGCGCGATATTCCAGTAGTAAGGCAGGCCCAGCTCGAGGCCGCTGCGGTTGTCGAGGTTGATGTCGGGCGGCAGCCAGCCCGACTTGCGCTGGTCGCCCACCGGGAAGCTCAAGGCCGGCGCGGCCAGGATGGGCACGCCGTAGAAGCGCAGCACCGCGCCCTTGGCCAGGCCCTCGTTGTTCTCGAAGTCCATGCTGAGGCTGTCCATGCGCAGCTCCCAGGCTCGCGCCTGGCCGCTCTCGTCGGCCGGGCAGCTGCTGTAGGTCGCCGCCTCGGCGCGCACGCGCTGGGCGTCGAGGAACTGGATGCGCTTGGCGTGGCCGCTGCCGCCGGTCTGCGAGAAGAAATAGCTGGGGTCCAGCATCTCGCCCTCGAAGCGCTGCACGAACAGCTGCAGGCTGGGGCCGCGCACCAGCGAACCCTGGTGGCGCAGCTCCACCTGCCCTTGCGCGCGGGCGAGATCCTGCACCTGGTCGTAGCTGATGCGGTCCGAACTCAGCAGCAGCTCGCCATAGCGCAGCTCGGCGGCGCCCTCGGCCACCGAGGTCTGCGAGATGTGGCTGCTCAGCTGGCGCGCGCTCAGCACCATGGCGGGCCGCGTGAGGCCGCGCGCCACCGGCAGCAGCTGGCGGATCGGCCGCAGGCTCAGGCCCTGTTCATCCAGGCCCTGTGCCTGCGTCAGCCCGGCCGCCAGCAGGCCGAGGCACATGAGGCTCAGGCGAGGCAGGGGCGAGGCAGATGGGCGGGCGGATTGGGGGCGCAGCACGGGTGTGGGACGTCTTCAGGGGGCATCCTCGCGCCGGTGGCGGACGGGACGGTTTGTAGAATTCATTATCCATGAGCCCCGGCGTGAGCCGTGCTCGGCCCTTCACTGCCTCTTCAGCCTCTTTTCTTCATGCACCCCAAGTTCTGGCCCGACCCCGCCCGCCACGAGCGCTTCTGCCGCTGGCTGCAGCCCCTGGTCGAGGCCCATGGCCTGTTGCCGGACACGCTGGCCGAGGCCGGCAGCGATGCCAGCACGCGGCGCTACTTCCGCATCCGGCGCGCCGCCGGTGGCGAGTTGCTGGTGATGGACGCGCCGCCGCCCGGCAACGATGTGCGCCCCTATCTGGCGCTGGCCGCGCACATGGCCGAATGCGGCCTGCGCGTGCCCGAGGTGCTGGCGGCCGACGCGGCCGAGGGCTTTGCCCTCATCACCGACTTGGGGCCCCAGACCTATCTGCAAGCCCTGCAGGGCGCCAGCGCGGCCGAGGCCGACCGCCTGATGCGCGCCGCCATCGGCAGCCTGGTGCAATGGCAGCAGCGCGGCGATGCCAGCCGGCTGCCCGTCTATGACGAGGCCTTTGTGCGCCGCGAGCTGCAGATCTTCGTCGACTGGTGCGTGCAGGCCGAGTTCGGCAAGCAATGGTCGGCCACCCAGCTCAAGTGGTGGGACCATGTCAGCCAGCAGCTGGTGAACAACGCCCTCGCCCAGCCGCAGCTGGCCATGCACCGCGACTACATGGTGCGCAACCTGATGGTGGCGGAGGGCGCGCCGGGCATCCTGGACTTCCAGGACGCGGTGCGCGGCCCGATCGCCTACGACATGGCCTCGCTGCTGCGTGATGCCTTCATCTCCTGGGACGAAGAGCGCGAGCTCGATTGGGCGATCCGCTACTGGGAGCAGGCACGCAAGGCCGGGCTGCCGATCGACGCCGACTTCGGCGAGTTCTGGAAGGCGCTGGAATGGAGCGGCCTGCAGCGCCACCTCAAGATGATGGGCATCTTCTGCCGCCTCAAGCACCGCGACGGCAAGCCCGCCTATGCCGAGGATCTGCCGCGCCTGTTCGCCTATGCCACCAAGGTGTCGACGCGCTATATCGAGTTCTCGCCGCTGACCCATTTGCTGGAGGACCTGCGCGGCGGGCTCACGCAGACCGGCTTCAGCCTGCGCTAGGGTGAGGGGCAGCCCGCGGCCGCCAGCCAGGGGTCGCGGTCCTCGCCGCCGAACACGCTGAGCAGGAAGTCGAGGAAGGCGCGCGTGCGCGCCGGCACGAACTTGCGCGTGGGCATGGCCGCCCAGATCGTGAAGCTGAACAGCCGCCATTCGGGCAGCACGCGCTCCAGCGCCCCTTCCAGCAGGGCGTCGGCAATCACGAAGGACGGCAGGCCGGCAATGCCCAGCCCATGCAGGGTGGCCGAATAGTTGGTGTCGATCGAGGCGGTGCTCAGCACCGGCCGGTTCGGCACCCCGGTGAAGGAGTCCTGCACCGTGTCGTCGTCGTGGCCACCGCGCAGGAACACGATGCCGCGCTGCAGCTCCGACATCGGCGGCAGCATCGCGTCATGCCCTTTCAGATCGCGCGGATGCTGGGGCCGGCCATGGCTTTCCAGGTACTCGGGTGCGGCGCACATGATGACCTCGGTGCGCGCCAGGCGGCGCGCCACATAGTCGCCCTCGAGCGGATGGCGCGAACTCAGGATGGTGATGTCGAAGGCCTCGTCCAGCGTGTCCACCGGGCCGGGCGAATGCAGCTCCAGCGTGATGTGCGGGTACTGCTGGTGAAAGCGCGCCAGGTGCTTGGCGAGCTGATGCACGGCGATCGCCGGCGGCACCAGCACGCGCAGATGGCCACGCGGCTCGTTGGTGGAGGCCGAGGCCAGGGCTTCGGCCTCTTCCACTTCGGCCAGGATGCGGCGGGCGCGCTCCAGATAGGCCTCGCCCACCTCGGTCAGCGCCAGCCGGCGGGTGGTGCGGTTGATCAGGCGTGCGCCCAGGTGCTCCTCCAGCTCGGCCACCAGGCGCGTCACCACCGCGGGCGCCAGATCGAGCGAACGTGCGGCGCCGGCAAAGCTGCCGTCGTCGATGACGCGCACGAACACGCGCAAGGCCTTGAGCTGATCCATGCTGGCTCCCCCGCCAAAAACAAAGCCCGGACAGAGCCGGGCTTGGAACGTCTGTGCCGTGCAGCTTATCAGGGGTGGGCAGCCATCACCTGGGCCACCGCGGCGGTCAGGCGCTTGCCATAGGGCACGTGCAGGAACTCGTTGGGGCCATGGGCATTGCTCTTGGGGCCCAGCACGCCGCAAACCATCATCTGCGCGCTCGGGAAGCCCTTCTGCAGCATGCTCATCAGCGGGATCGTGCCGCCCTGGCCGATATAGCCCACCGGCGCGCCGAAATGCGTCACGCTGGCAGCGTTGACCGCCTGCGACAGCCAGGGGCTCAGCTCGGGCGTGTTCCAGCCGGTGGCACCATAGGCACCCGCGCGGCCATCGGGCACGAAGGTGACCTTGGCGTTGTAGGGCGCGTTGTCCTCCAGCAGGGCCTTCAGGCGCAGCGCCGCCTCGTTGCCATCCACCAGCGGCGGCAGGCGCAGCGAGAGCTTGAAGGCGGTGTAGGGGCGCAGCACATTGCCGGCGTTCTTGAGCTCGGGGAAGCCGTCCACACCCACCACCGACAGGGTCGGCTTCCAGGTGCGGTTGAGCAGCACCTGCACCGGATCGGTGGTGACCGGCAGCACCGAGCCACCATCGGCACCGCAGGCCCAGGGCAGGCGCTTGTAGACCTCTTCACCCAGGATGGCGGCGGTGGCCTTGGCCTGCTCCAGGCGCACGCCCGGGATCTCGCAATGGAAGCTCTCGGGCAGCAGATTGCCGGTCTTGGAGTCTTCCAGGCGGTCCAGCACCTGGCGCAGGATGCGGAAGCTGGAAGGCACCACGCCCGAGCCGTCGCCGCTGTGGATGCCTTCGGTCAGCACCTCCACCTTCAGCACGCCCGACACCATGCCGCGCAGCGAGGTGGTGAGCCAGAGCTGCTCGTAATTGCCGGCGCCCGAATCCAGGCACACCACCAGCGAGACCTTGCCCAGGCGCTCCTTCAGCAGCTCGATATAGGCGGGCAGATCGTAGGAGCCGCTCTCCTCGCAGGTCTCGATGATGCCGACGCAGCGCGGGCGCGGGATGCCCTGCTTGTCCAGCGCCATGATGGCGGTAAGCGAGGCGTAGACCGCGTAGCCGTCGTCGGCGCCGCCGCGGCCATAAAGCTTGCCGTCCTCGTACTTGGGCGTCCAGGGCCCCAGGTCGGCGCGCCAGCCATTGAACTCGGGCTGCTTGTCGAGGTGGCCGTAGAGCACGATGGTCTCGTCCGAGCCGGCCTTGGTGGCGGGCACCTCGAAGAAGATCACCGGCGTGCGACCGGGCAGGCGGATCACCTCGAGCGTGAGGCCGGCGACCTTCTTGCTCTCCACCCAGCTGGCGGCGTCGCGCAACACCTTCTCGATGTGGCCGTTGGCGGCCCAGTCGGCGTCGAACATCGGGCTCTTGGCCGGGATGGCGATGTACTGGGTCAGTGCCGGGACGATCTCCTCGTCCCACATGCGGGCGGCGTAGTCACCCAGGGCGCTGGCCTCATCGGCCTGCAGCGGCAGCAACGGATCACGTGCGTTCATCTCATGTCTCCTCGCGAGGGGTAACTCGCCTGAAGCAGAGATTCTAGA
This portion of the Paucibacter sediminis genome encodes:
- a CDS encoding peptidylprolyl isomerase, with the translated sequence MTELSIRNLTLACALSVAGIAAAEAQVGASVPSNVQLRPGDYIAAVVNSDVVAASEVLQRTERLRDDAKRRGEAMPVTETLRKQALEALIEDRVLVTYARENGPKVDEPELDRVVANVAAQNKLTLEQLRERLKTEGIDYRTFRENLRDQMLTERVREREVQGRIRITDGEIDKYLDERQAAFAKNAQLNIAQILVTVPEGASASVEAERRARAEGALARIKAGEDFGAVAKEISEDSNKLRGGEIGLRASDRLPDLFVAAVNGLKAGEVAPQLLRSGAGFHLLKLIDRLDGSVANQVTQTRARHVLLRPSAQLNAELAARRLNEFKRNIEAGKTSFEQVAKENSEDGSAADGGELGWASPGGFVPEFEDAMNALPLGGISAPVLSRYGLHLIQVLERRTVAVEAKQLREQARGALRERKYDDAYGEWVKDLRAKAFVEVREWLD
- a CDS encoding LysR family transcriptional regulator, producing the protein MDQLKALRVFVRVIDDGSFAGAARSLDLAPAVVTRLVAELEEHLGARLINRTTRRLALTEVGEAYLERARRILAEVEEAEALASASTNEPRGHLRVLVPPAIAVHQLAKHLARFHQQYPHITLELHSPGPVDTLDEAFDITILSSRHPLEGDYVARRLARTEVIMCAAPEYLESHGRPQHPRDLKGHDAMLPPMSELQRGIVFLRGGHDDDTVQDSFTGVPNRPVLSTASIDTNYSATLHGLGIAGLPSFVIADALLEGALERVLPEWRLFSFTIWAAMPTRKFVPARTRAFLDFLLSVFGGEDRDPWLAAAGCPSP
- a CDS encoding NADP-dependent malic enzyme — encoded protein: MSTSEQKAAQLRQAALEYHEFPTPGKIAIAATKQLVNQRDLALAYSPGVAAACEEIVADPANAFRYTSRGNLVAVVTNGTAVLGLGNIGPLASKPVMEGKGVLFKKFAGIDVFDLEIQENDLDKLVDVIAALEPTFGGINLEDIKAPDCFYVERKLRERMKIPVFHDDQHGTAIVVGAAFLNGLKVLGKDIKQVKLVTSGAGAAALACLGLLMKLGLPRENIWVTDLAGLVYEGRTELMDPDKAVFAQPTSQRSLGEAIAGADVFLGLSAGGVLKPEMVAKMAARPLIFALANPTPEILPEEVKQVRDDAVMATGRTDYPNQVNNVLCFPYIFRGALDCGATTITDEMEIAAVRAIAELAQAEQSEVVAAAYAGANLSFGPEYLIPKPFDPRLMMKIAPAVAQAALDSGVASRPVKDMDAYREKLQSFVYASGTTMKPIFNVAKRAVNKRVAYAEGEEERILRAVQVVVDEGLARPTLVGRPGVIAERCERFGLRLQEGRDYDIVNVENDHRYRDYWQTYHQMTERKGVTQQLAKIEMRRRLTLISCMMLHKGEVDGMLCGTWSNTAMHLQYIDQVIGRRPGVKTYACMNGLILPGRQVFLVDTHVNYDPTAEQLAEITIMAAEELMRFGIRPKAALLSHSNFGSSNQPSALKMREALGLIQQAAPWLEVDGEMHGDTALDAAYRNQLMPRSTLSGEANLLVLPNIDAANISYNLLKTTAGGGIAIGPVLLGAAKPVHVLTPSATVRRIVNMTALTVADANAAR
- a CDS encoding M20 family metallopeptidase, translated to MNARDPLLPLQADEASALGDYAARMWDEEIVPALTQYIAIPAKSPMFDADWAANGHIEKVLRDAASWVESKKVAGLTLEVIRLPGRTPVIFFEVPATKAGSDETIVLYGHLDKQPEFNGWRADLGPWTPKYEDGKLYGRGGADDGYAVYASLTAIMALDKQGIPRPRCVGIIETCEESGSYDLPAYIELLKERLGKVSLVVCLDSGAGNYEQLWLTTSLRGMVSGVLKVEVLTEGIHSGDGSGVVPSSFRILRQVLDRLEDSKTGNLLPESFHCEIPGVRLEQAKATAAILGEEVYKRLPWACGADGGSVLPVTTDPVQVLLNRTWKPTLSVVGVDGFPELKNAGNVLRPYTAFKLSLRLPPLVDGNEAALRLKALLEDNAPYNAKVTFVPDGRAGAYGATGWNTPELSPWLSQAVNAASVTHFGAPVGYIGQGGTIPLMSMLQKGFPSAQMMVCGVLGPKSNAHGPNEFLHVPYGKRLTAAVAQVMAAHP
- the rsmA gene encoding 16S rRNA (adenine(1518)-N(6)/adenine(1519)-N(6))-dimethyltransferase RsmA, whose protein sequence is MAQHIARKRFGQHFLTDRVIIEAIVDAIDPQPGEAMVEIGPGLGAMTLPLLARIKPLTVIELDRDLAARLRQRDGLVVVESDVLKVDFAALAVERGQKLRVVGNLPYNISTPILFHLLDFVEQVQDQHFMLQKEVVDRMAAAPGCKDYGRLSVMLQWRYQIESILDVPPESFDPPPRVDSAIVRMLPYAEPVQLDRQLFGEMVAAAFSQRRKLLRHSLGVWLAQRGFTGQFDLQRRAEEVPVQEFIALAQSL
- a CDS encoding ribonuclease, with the protein product MLGLAGPANARESFKDSTAAQDTVALTALPPEAQTTHRLVLAGGPFPQAKDGVVFGNRERRLPPRARGYYHEYTVRTPGARNRGARRLVCGGTPPTKPEVCYYTDDHYASFRKIAP
- a CDS encoding aminoglycoside phosphotransferase family protein; this encodes MHPKFWPDPARHERFCRWLQPLVEAHGLLPDTLAEAGSDASTRRYFRIRRAAGGELLVMDAPPPGNDVRPYLALAAHMAECGLRVPEVLAADAAEGFALITDLGPQTYLQALQGASAAEADRLMRAAIGSLVQWQQRGDASRLPVYDEAFVRRELQIFVDWCVQAEFGKQWSATQLKWWDHVSQQLVNNALAQPQLAMHRDYMVRNLMVAEGAPGILDFQDAVRGPIAYDMASLLRDAFISWDEERELDWAIRYWEQARKAGLPIDADFGEFWKALEWSGLQRHLKMMGIFCRLKHRDGKPAYAEDLPRLFAYATKVSTRYIEFSPLTHLLEDLRGGLTQTGFSLR
- a CDS encoding LPS-assembly protein LptD, translated to MCLGLLAAGLTQAQGLDEQGLSLRPIRQLLPVARGLTRPAMVLSARQLSSHISQTSVAEGAAELRYGELLLSSDRISYDQVQDLARAQGQVELRHQGSLVRGPSLQLFVQRFEGEMLDPSYFFSQTGGSGHAKRIQFLDAQRVRAEAATYSSCPADESGQARAWELRMDSLSMDFENNEGLAKGAVLRFYGVPILAAPALSFPVGDQRKSGWLPPDINLDNRSGLELGLPYYWNIAPQRDATFLPFVMTRRGPGVDSEFRYLEPSHGGSINFAWLPHDREAGRQRWDLRLAGEGQLGAGLQFRLSSERVSDDEYWKDLPRRVNSLTKRLLATDLQLQRDFAYGWGEGQAYARVQRWQPLQGLDTLTRFEAPYQRSPQIGVRLNSQADDLVLAGYLPWGRRARLEGGLELEYNRFDLPAQALASQSQQTGERAHLLAHLSLPLGTAAWWLIPRLSLNAASYRVDQPLSNGARSIGRSIPTFSIDHGWVFERPTQLFGRSLTQTLEPRALYVNTPYRDQTAVPNFDAAAKDFNFDSIYAENPFSGVDRVADARQLTLGATSRWVDTGQGEELLRLGLVQRFLFRDQRITADGGEPAGQRFSDVLLLGSAHLSRAWWLDAAMQFNADNGRAVRSVLRTRYSPGPFRTLSAAYRLVSGQSEQIELGWQWPLWGTADAGRARSASSCQGAWYSAGRVQYSMRDKRLTDSVVGVEYDAGCWILRAGVERLSTGFAETNTRLMLQIELVGLSQLGSNALKVLRDNIPGYRPLSSDKLGRLEASYD
- a CDS encoding barstar family protein — translated: MLLQTVRPNIVQAIRAYRVEDLMQAAQDAGQHFLYANLTDAESKQDVLEGIAQAFLFPAHFGKNLDALYDCMTDLVHKSGAQPGFVVVLEQIPDSIKFDREAREQLLDVFRDAADYWADRKVQFRCFYSFQ